The DNA window CAAATATGTTATTGGAGCAATGAAGATCGATGCGATGGCTCGATATATTGACGCAGGCAGCTTACTTATTGTGGGAAATCGGGAGAACACGCATTCTCTCGCTCTTGAACAGGGTGCTGGTGTATTGATTACTGGCGGTTTCGGTACGAGCCGGGAAGTTAAAGCGCTGGCAGATCGATTGTCCTTACCTATTATATCTTCACGCCATGATACATTCACAGTCGCTTCGATGATTAACCGGGCGCTATTTGACCGTCTGATTAAGAAGAAAATTATTTTGGTTGAAGACATCGTTGCTACTAAACCACGTGTGAATATGCTCAAAGTGACGAGCAATATTTCGGATTATGATCAGTTATCGCTGGAAACGGGGCAACAGCATTTCCCTGTTGTCGATGAGTGGAATCGAGTGATAGGGATCATTAGCCGTAAAGACGTGGAGGAGTTAAGTGGGGATCAAAGTATTGAGAAATGCTTGACCCGTCATCCCATTACGGTAGGACTGCAAACCTCACTTGCTTCTGCTGCGCAAATCATGGTGTGGGAAGGGATCGACTTCTTACCTGTTGTCGATCGCAACCGTAAGCTTGTTTCCTCTGTAACACGTAGAGAAGTGCTGCAGGCAATGCGTGATGCAAGGAATCAACCACAGCTCGGTGAAACGTTCGAACATTTGATGTGGAACGGTTTTGCAGAGGAACGGGATGAGCAGGGGAAACTGTTCTTCCACGGGATGGTTACACCACAAATGTCTAGCGATCTGGGTACGATATCTCATGGAGTACTGACCTCGTTGATGACACAGGCAGGTCTCAGAGCTGCAAAAGACATAGGTGGGGGAGATTATGTCGTAGATAATTTGACTAATTTCTTCATACGCCCTGTTCAAATCGAGAACCCGATCGTTATCACTCCGTTTATGCTCGAGATCAGTCGCAGGGCGTGCAAGCTAGAGATTGTTATGACTCACCAGGATCATATTGTCACAAAGGCCGTAATGACACTCCAATCCATCGATCACGCATAGAAGAGTATGTTTTAAATGTAAGAGGCTATCCCGCTTTGCGTCTTGAGAAGTTGCTATGATTACGAATACCGGCAAAAATGTTAAATGCACCAAGTACCATAAACAGAGCACCGATTACGACGCGAAGCGATGAACCCGTGAACAAAAACATTTGAATCAACGCTAGAATAATGAGCATGGCTCCCATGCTAATGTTCATTTTAGCATTGTAGAGTCCACGTAGTGTGCCATCGCTCGATCTCCGGGATCGAAAGCTAAAAACTAGTGAACAGACGCTAGAAATGATCAGCCCGACGTATAATACGTATTGAATGCCCTGGATCATGAAATAAGATGCTCCTTTTCAATTTTAATTAATTCTATTTTAATATATCATGAATAATCAGCTTCGGACATAAGGGCGCATATCAACCCAAACTTGTAGAACTCCATCACTTACTAGCATCGTCTTGACTTGAATACTATATTCTTTGTCGCGGACGTTGTATATTTTCTTATTCAACAGCGTACGAGCCATTTTGGCATCTGAATCAATCTCAAATATGCTTCTGCCACGAAGCACCTCAAGCTCTCCATGCAGTTGCTGAACTACTTCCTTAATAGCGAGTGAATCAAGTGGGGGGTCCTGCTCTTCTACCGTCACCTTGATTTCCTTGATCACAGTAGATCTTTTACTGTACTTCTTCAATGTTTTGTTGTCTTCTTCTGCTTGATACAATTGAATTTGTAGATCCTTGTTTTGGATCCAAAGCGTATTGAAGCTAGTTTGATAGACTACATTGTAAGCGACACTTCCTACAACCATCCCTAACACGAAAATGGCTGTAAACTGCATGAACTTCCTGAACCCTTTTAGTGTTGGTCGGTTGATCCCGTTCATCCCCGACTTCCTCCGCACATCCATCTCACCAGCTCCGAGCCCATATGAGCACCTAAAAAGGCGAACAGCAGATATAAAATCTGTTTGATTGCCGGAGATAAATTACCATCAAAGAAATTACTCTCAATGACCCGCATGGGGTCTATCGTTCCTCCAACTGCAGCTGCCAGAGCCCATATTTTGATGCGATCAGCAACATCCAGCATGCTCTGAGTAGGTGGTTGCAGGGATACAACTGCTCCGATGCCGCCAACCAAGGCTCCTCCAAGCACGATACCGAAGGCGATGAAAAAGTCCATAACTGCTTTGGTTAGAAACGTACTCATGTTTGCTAACTCCCCTTTTTAGGATTGTCATAACCGGTCTAAGATTTCGCTTGTCCGGTCCTATTACCTATTCTATGGGCGTATTAAAGCTATGTATGATAAAATATTTTTGAGTAGTTTAAAGTGAGTTCAAAAAGCTCTGCTGAATTCAAGATTCGATGTCGAATCCGCTTCTTGATATGCTTCGTGATCAATAATGGATTTTTGAACAACCTCTAAAAGAGTTTATTTTATTGAAGGGAAGGGGACACATGGACAGCTTCGTTCATCTTCACGTGCATAGTGAGTACAGCCTGCTGGACGGTGCCGCCCGGCTTGAAGATCTCGTACAAAAAGCAGCTGGCTTAGGTATGAAGGCGCTAGCGTTGACTGATCACGGCGTCATGTACGGTGCAGTTCCTTTTTATAAATTATGTATAGCAAACGGCATTAAGCCGATTATTGGATGTGAAATGTATTTTACGTCTGGTTCTCGTAAGGAACGAGGCAGTCGTAAAGATCAGCCGATCCATCATTTGATTCTTCTTGCCAAAGACGAAGTCGGATACCGGAATCTCATGCGACTTTGCTCCATTGGACATTTAGAAGGTTTCCATTACAAACCTAGAATTGATTGGGATGTGCTAGAGCGACATAGTGAAGGATTAATTTGTCTGAGTGCCTGTCTTGGTGGAGAAGTGCCGCAGCATTTACTTCATGGTCGATATGAGGAAGCAAAGAAAGCGGCTGGACGCTACCAAAAGGTTTTCGGTGATGATTTCTATTTGGAGTTGCAAGATCATAGCATTCCGGAGCAAAAAAGAGTGAATCCCGGGCTCATCGATCTAGCTCGTGAGTTAGGTATTTCCCTAGTTGCCACAAATGACGTTCATTATCTTGGCAGAGAAGACGCAGAGGTACAGGATGTGCTGATTTGTATCGGGACGGGGAAAACGGTAGACGATGAGGAACGTTTCAAAATGACAACGAATCAGTTGTATTTGAAAACAGGAGCAGAAATAGCTGCTTTATTTCCGCATGTACCCGAAGCGATTACGAATAGTGCACTCATTGCGGATAAATGTAATTTAGAGCTAGAATTCGGTCGTCACATTCTCCCTGCGTATTCACCAATTCCTGCGGAAATGACCGCTGAAACTTATTTGGCTTCACTCTGTGAGAAGGGACTATACAATCGATATGGTCATTTGGATTCATGGACAGACCCTGAAGAGCAAAGCCGACTGAAGCAGCGGTTGCATTATGAATTAGAAGTTATCCGTAATATGGGATTCTCTGATTATTTCCTGATCGTCTGGGATTTCATTGCTTATGCTCACCGAAATGGGATTACTACAGGACCAGGGCGGGGTTCATCAGCGGGCAGCATCGTCGCTTATGTTCTGAACATTACAGATGTTGATCCGATGAAGTACGCGCTATTGTTCGAACGATTCTTGAATCCTGAGCGGATTACGATGCCCGATATCGATATTGATTTTAACGACGAGCGAAGGGATGAGGTTATCTCTTATGTAGCCGATAAATATGGGGCAGAGCATGTGGCTCAAATCATTACATTTGGTACAATGGCGGCTCGCGCTGCAGTTCGAGATGTAGGCCGGGCGCTTAATGTTCCGTTTGGCGAAGTGGATAAGGTAGCGAAACTAATCCCAGGTAATCTGGGGATGACGATTGAGCGTGCATTGAAGGAAAGTCCTGATTTGAAGGCATTATATGATGGGCAGACTCGAATTACAGCATTGCTTGATATGGCGATGAAAGTAGAAGGCATGCCACGACACGCCTCCACGCATGCCGCAGGTGTTGTCATTTCCCGTGATCCGTTAACAGATGCTGTACCTTTGCAAGCTGGAAGTGAAGGGGCGGCACTTACTCAGTATTCGATGGAGAATCTCGAATCGATAGGTCTGCTGAAGATGGATTTTCTTGGTCTTCGAACCCTCTCGATTATTGAACGCTGTATGGCTTGGATTAGTGAAGAACAAGGCGTGACACCTGACTTTCAGCTAACCCTTGATAACGACGAGCTTACCTACGATATGTTAGGACGCGGGGAGACCACTGGAGTGTTCCAATTGGAGTCGGCGGGGTGTAGGCGTGTATTGCGTGATTTGAAGCCATCGAAATTCGAGGATATTATATCCGTTGTAGCACTGTATCGTCCTGGTCCAATGGAGTTTATTCCGAAATTCATTGCCGGTAAACATGGCGAAGTTACTGTGGAGTACCCACATCCGGATTTGCAACCGATTCTCAAAGATACGTATGGAATTATCGTGTATCAAGAGCAAATTATGCAGATTGCTTCTAGAATGGCAGGTTTCTCACTTGGAGAAGCGGATTTACTTAGACGAGCTGTTTCGAAGAAGAAGCGGGAAGTGCTGGACGAACAACGCAGTCATTTTGTAGCTGGTAGTAAGCTTCAGGGCTATACCGAGGACGAAGCAAACGTTGTGTACGATATGATTGTTAAATTTGCTAATTATGGATTTCCACGTGCTCATGCTGCAGCTTACGGTGTACTTGCGTTCCAGACTGCATATTTAAAGGCACATTTCCCTGTACATTTTATGGCCTCAATGTTAACAGCTGTCATGGGCAGCCATCGTAAGGTTGCAGAATATATTCTCGAATGCCGTCGAATGGGAATTAAGGTCATGCCACCCGATGTTAATGAAAGTGGCGTGTTATTTACACCTCAAGTACAGCTCACTGAAGCACCTGCAGCGGCAATAGATGCAGTACAGAAGTCCCTTGTGACTGATGTTGATTCAACAGGGATTACAAACGGTGTTATTCGCTTTGGTCTAGCTGCAATCAAAAATGTCGGAACACAAGCGATGGATAGTATTCTACGCGAACGTAAAGAGCGACCTTTTGACAGTTTGCTCGATTTCTGTCGTCGTGTCGATTTGCGCACGTGTAATAAGCGGGTTATTGAATCGCTCATTCAAGCTGGGGCGTTTGATTCTTTGCCGGGACACCGAGCTCAGCTGTTAGCCATGCTTGATGAAACTGTTGATGCAGCTATGAAATGGCGCAAGGAACGGGATGATTTACAAATTCAATTGTTTGATTTTGTGGAAACCCCCAACTGGGAAATTCAGTATCCCAATATCCCTGTATTTTCTATTTCACAGCAATTGGATCTGGAGCGAGAGCTCCTCGGCTTATACTTGTCTGGTCATCCGCTAGATGATTATGATGATTTGCTTGAGAAGGAAGGAATTGACCGATTGATGGAACTCACAGAAGCTCCAGATGAGAGTCGGAAAATTGTTGCTGGGATGGTCGTTTCAATAAAGACGATCATGACGAAGCAAGGTAAAGCGATGGCGTTTATGGAGTTGGAAGACCAAGTCGAACGCTGCGAGGTAGTCCTATTTCCAGAGGTATGGCGCCGTTGCTCAGGATTAATTATCAAAGGAGCGTTACTCGCTCTCAGGGCTACGGTCCAGCAGCAGGACGAAGGTTTTAAGTTGCTGGCAGACGATGTGGCACTGTTAGATGCACAGAACCTTGAGGCCTTACAGCGCGCGGCAGCGGCACGTGGCTCATCTAGAGGCAGGGAGTCTGCGAAACCTAAGAAGGTTGGTAGCTCAGCCTCAACAGATAATAACGCCGTTACACCGGTCTCTGCGGCTCCAGGGGGGCACTCCCCTTCCAAGACTATAGATAGTGATAGGGGAGACGCTGAGGACATGGTGAGGAACGCTGAGCGACCTGCTAAGGAAGGGCATGTCCGTAAATCGCAGCCGCAAGCACAACGTGTCTTTATCAAGATAGCGACCGTTAAGGAGAACGCTATTCTTTTAGAACAGCTGAAGGAGTTGCTGGAACTGCACCACGGTCCAGTGGAAACCGTACTTTTTTACGAAAGCACTGGGAAGCTGCTCGCATTGAACGAACGCTATAGCATCAAGCCCTCCCCCGACTTATTCCACCAAATGGAGGAAATGTTGGGACCGGACACTGTGAAGGTAAAGTAAGGAACATAAATCCTAGTCCGTTCTTCGATAGAAATATCGAGGTACGGGCTTTTTTAACGAACATTTTACCCTGCTCGCGCATACACTTAGAATCACGTTAGGACAAATACTGAAGTCAAAAAAGTCCTCAAAGAGCACAGACAGAATTCTGATCTTGATGGTATGCGGGAGGGATAATGATGTCATTTGAAATTGCGGAGGCACAGTTACTTCGCCGAGGTGTCAAGTTAGAGGATATTGCAGACATTGTATATTCACTACAAATTGTTTACAACTCAGAGCTAACGATGGAGCAATGTCTGGACAGCGTCAAGGCTGTACTACAAAAACGTGAGGTACAGTACACATTATTTACGGGGATTGCTTTGGACGAATTAGCAGAGAAGAAGCTGTTACCAGAGCCACTCCAGGCCATCATGGAGGCTGACGAACCGCTCTACGGCGTAGATGAAACTATGGCACTCGGGATTACGAGTGTATTTGGAATGATAGGATTGACCAGTTTTGGTTATTTGGACAAGGTGAAGCCTGAAATTATTGGTAAATTAAATGAAAAAGGAGCGCAGATTCATGTGTTCCTGGACGATTTGGTTGCAGGTCTTGCTGCTGCGTCTTCCGCTCGGATTGCTCATAAGAGTCCAAAGGCTAATCACTATCAATCGCCAAAGCTCCCTTAAACCAAACTCTTGTGATCGAAATAAGGCCGGGAATCCCGGCCTTTGCTATTTGTTGCGGGAAATTTGAAAATTATGTTATCATTATTCTATTAAACGGGCTCAGAAGTATATGGTTAGGGGGCTTAAGAAGGCATGTGGACCGTTATTTATATTGCGCCTACCGCGAAAATTACGGATATGATCAAAATGAAACTCTCGGAAGAAGGCTTTCTTGTCCAAACGCGTCCCGTCAATTTATCAAAACAGCAGTTTGAAATCTTAGTTCCTTCAGGAGAACTAGAGGAAGTTCAAGAAGTGTTAAATTCGATCCTTCATCCTTGAGGGTAAGAATAGGGCAAATCATCGAACAATAGATCCTTATCTGCAGATGTGGCCAATAAATTTACGGCTGAAGAGGTGTAGTTGTGTTTAAAGATTTGTTTCAGAAGAAAAGAAAATATGCGACCATTCCTTCTGAACGTTTGGGTAGCGATGACAGTTCGCAGTCGCTAGATCGACCTAAGCGTGAAGTTCCAGAAGGTTTGATGAATAAATGCAGCAGCTGTGGAAGCATTCAATATAGCAAAGAGCTTGAGAAAAATTTGAAAGTCTGCCCTTCCTGCGGCTATCATATGCGTCTGAACGCTATGGACCGAATTCGATTTACTATCGATGAAGGTACTTTTATCGAATATGACGAAGATATGGTCTCCGTTGATCCGCTAACATTTCCGGGATATGCTAACAAACTGGAACAACAGACCTTGAAATCGGGTCTACGTGAAGCGGTAATTACTGGACAAGGAAGTATTGGCGGGTTTCAAGCCGTTGTAGCTATAATGAGCTTTGATTTCTTCACAGGTAGTATGGGGTCCGTTGTTGGTGAGAAAATAACGCGGGCGATTGAAGCTGCCATAGAGAAATCTCTTCCTTTAATCATTTTCTCTACTTCAGGTGGAGCACGAATGCAGGAGAGTATTCTCAGCCTAATGCAAATGGCAAAGACAAGTGCGGCACTGGCACGATTGAATGAAGCTGGTGGATTATATATTTCGGTCATTACGGACCCAACAACAGGGGGCGTATCGGCCAGCTTTGCTATGCTTGGAGACATCATTATTGCTGAGCCGGGAGCTGTATTCGGTTTTGCGGGTAGAATAGTAATTGAACAAACCATCCGACAGAAGCTTCCTGACGACTTCCAAACAGCAGAATTCAATTTGGAGCATGGCCAGCTTGATCTGGTCGTTCATCGTAAAGAGATGAAAGCAATGTTAACTAAATTGCTTGATCTGCACGGTGGGAAGGGAGGGGTGTAAGTGGCAGGAGAATTACCTTTTGAAAGCCCATTAGTTAAACTGCGCGAGAAGATTCAAGAACTTGAACAGTTCGGAAGCGAAAAGGGCATAGATTTTGGCGAAGAAATTGCACGGTTGGAGGAACGTTATCTTCAACTTGAAGATGAGATATATAGCAACATTTCACCTTCACAAAAAATGCACTTGGCCAGACAACATCAACGGCCTACTTCGCTCGATTTGATCAATTTAATTTTTGGTGATTTCATTGAATTACACGGTGACCGTGTATTTGGTGATGACAAGGCCATTGTCGGTGGATTGGCTAAGTTAGATGATATGCCCGTTACCGTGATTGGACAGCAGCGTGGTAAGGACACGAAGGATAATATTGCGCGTTTCTTTGGAAGCGCACATCCAGAGGGCTTCCGAAAAGCGCTGCGCCTCATGCAGCAGGCTGATAAGTTTGGACGTCCGATTATTACCTTTATTGACACGAAAGGAGCTTATCCAGGGATTACGGCCGAAGAGAGAGGCCAATCCGAGGCAATTGCCCGTAACCTGAGGGATATGGCAATGCTAAGAGTTCCTGTTATTTGTGTGGTCATTGGCGAAGGTGGAAGTGGCGGTGCTCTTGCACTTGCTGTGGGAAACCGCGTACTGATGCTAGAAAATGCCATTTACTCAGCAATTTCACCAAATGGTGCGGCTTCCATTCTATGGAAGGATGCTTCTAAGGCAGATCAGGCAGCCGAGGCGATGAAGATCACCGCTCAGGATCTTCTGGAAATGGAAGTTATTGAGGGGATTATTCCAGAACCACGTGGTGGAGCTCATAAAGATTATGAGACCACTGCTTCTGAAATTAAAAATTCACTTGTGCAGCATTTAGCGGATTTGGTCAATATGAATCCGGACGAGCTTGTTGAAGATCGATATCGTAAGTTCCGCAAGATTGGACAATTTGCTGAATCGGGTAAGGTTGTCGGCCATAAAAAGGAAGATAACGAAGAACTAACCATTATTGATTCTCCATTAGTGGGTAAAGAATAAGAAGAATAATAAAAGTATGACGAATATCCTATACAAAACGAGTAAACTATAGTAAATTTAGTTGTTGGTAAAGATGATATAGAGAGAACTAATTAAACGGAGGAAACCCAAAATGCGCAAAACAAAAATCGTATGTACAATCGGTCCTTCTAGCGAGTCGTTAGAGAACATCAAGAAACTAATTACGGCCGGAATGAATGTCGCTCGTCTCAACTTCTCACATGGTGATTTTGAGGAGCACGGTGCTCGTATCACTACGATCCGTGAAGCGAGTGCAGAACTGGGGAAATCAATCGCCATACTGTTGGACACGAAAGGTCCTGAAATCCGCACAGGCAAACTTAAAGAAGAGCCGATTGAGCTAGTGCAGGATGAGTTAATCACTCTGACGACCGAGGAAATTCTCGGTGACAAAGATCGCATCTCCATCACATACAGTGATCTTCCTGGAGATGTTGAAGTCGGCTCGACTATTTTGATTGATGACGGATTAATTGGTCTTACTGTTGTTGATATCCAAGGTACGGAGATTAAATGCCGTATTGTCAACGGTGGTACGATCAAGAGTAAAAAGGGCGTTAACGTTCCAGGTGTGAATATCTCCCTTCCGGGTATTACAGAGAAAGATGCTAACGATATCGTATTTGGAATCGAGCAAGGCGTCGATTTTATTGCTGCTTCCTTCGTGCGTAAAGCTAGTGATGTTCTTGAAATCCGTCAATTGTTGGAAAGCCACAATGCATCTCATATCCAAATCATCTCCAAAATTGAAAACCAACAAGGTGTTGACAATTTGGATGAAATCTTGGAAGTGTCTGATGGTTTGATGGTTGCCCGTGGTGACCTAGGCGTAGAAATCCCTGCCGAAGATGTTCCATTGGCACAAAAACGTATGATTGAAAAATGTAATCGCGTTGGTAAACCGGTTATTACAGCTACTCAAATGTTGGATTCCATGCAACGCAACCCTAGACCTACTCGCGCAGAAGCAAGTGACGTAGCGAACGCTATTTTCGACGGTACAGATGCAATTATGTTGTCTGGCGAAACAGCTGCCGGTAAATATCCGGTTGATTCCGTTCTGACCATGTCCCGTATTGCTGAAAAGGCAGAATCGGCATTGGAATATCGCGAAATTTTCATTAAACAAAGTAATGCACAACAAACAACAGTTACAGAAGCAATCAGCCAATCGGTAGCCAACTCCGCTCTGGAATTGAATGCTAAGGCAATCATTACTTCTACAGAAACTGGTTATACAGCTCGTATGGTATCTAAATATCGTCCGAAAGCTCCAATTATTGCTGTAACAACTGAAGATCAAACCATGCGTCGTCTTGCTTTGAATTGGGGCGTTACTCCTGTGAAGGGCAATGTTGCTACTTCTACAGATGAAATGTTCGACAAAGCAATGAAGGGCGGTCTTGATTCCGGTATCGTTAAAGAAGGAGATCTTGTTGTAATTACAGCGGGAATTCCATTGGGACGTTCTGGATCAACTAACTTGATCAAAATTGGCCAAGTACGCAAATAATTAATTCGAGCTTGAAATAAATAATAGTCGGCAACGACAATTCAGAAAAAGCAATGGGGCATCCGGTAACGGGATCCATTGCTTTTTTTGCAAAATAAATATACATACCGCTGGAAAGGAGCTGGTATCTTCATGTTTGTTAGTGAGTTGACGATTCTGCCCAAATATTCTGAATTTGATATGATGGGAATTATTTATCATGCGCATTATCTAGGTTGGTTCGAGATGGGGCGCACGAAATTGTGTCAGGACCTTGGTTTTAATTATTTTGATATGGAGCAATCGGGTTATATTTCCCCTGTTCATGAAATGAAGGTAGAGTACAAACGGGGAATTACCTATGGAGATCAGGTGCTGCTCAGAACGTGGATCAAGGAGAACGGCGGCGTCAAAACGGTTTATGGTTATCAAGTGTTGGATGGAGAAGGGGTACTTCGAGTAGAAGGTTCGTCATCACACTATGTGGTGCGAAGAGAGGATTTCAAACCAGTTCAATTCAAAAAGGTATTCCCTGAATGGTATGCTGCTTTCGAAAAGGCTAGTAAATTTTGATTATACGGCTTTGAAGCGTTAAAATACTCCTATAAGTGTAGAATAGCAGCAACTATAAAGGAGTTATCATATGCGTAGATGGATGTTTTTACTTGTTATTATAATCACTACCTGTGAGTTCTGGGTTTATGTAGAGGTAGGAGAACGGTTTGGAGTTGGAAAGACAATATTCCTCTCATTAGCCACCTCGGTCATTGGTGGATTAATGATGCAATTTGAAGGACGTAAAGTGCTTGGAGATGCTAGAGCCCAAGTAAATGGAGGACAAATTCCAGGCAGAACCATGCTGGATGGGATATGTATCTTTATTGGTGGTATCTTACTGCTTATTCCAGGATTCGTTACCGATATCATTGGATTTACGTTGGTATTTCCGTTAACTCGACCGTTATATCGGAAGCCGCTTTTGAAATGGATCAGTAAAAAAATGAAGGATGGATCCATTACGTACTTCCGTCGTTAAATACGTTGATAACTTTTGTGAGCCCCGCTAGCTTTCTAAGTATGTGGGGCTTTTTTTACACTACACGTTTATCGTAACCGGCCATTAATAATATAATTCCGTAGATCACGAAGCACTCCTGCACGGATAAAAGCACCGATGACAACTAAGGACACGGGGCCGATGATGAGTCCGAGTACGCCGAATAACTTCATTCCGACGAACATGCTAATCAAGGTAGGTAGAGGGTCGAGTCCAACGCTACTTGCAAGAATCTTTGGTTCAATCAACTGTCTGGCAACAAGAATGATGCCATATAGAATGGACAGTCCGATACCTAGATGTAAATCTCCCGTTATATATGCGTAGAGTAACCAAGGAATCATTATCGTACCTACACCAAGGTAAGGCAGTAAATCAACCACTCCGATCAGAAGGGCGTAAGTGAAAGCTGACTCGACGTTAAGTATTATTAGAGTAATGAATACGATCAAGGCTGTAATGGAGATCATAATAAACTGTGCGCGAATATATCCGAAGAAGGCCTTTTGTAGATCTCGCCATACTTCCCCTGAGGCTTTGCGGAACGGACCAGGAATAAGGTTTCTTAACCGTGTCATGTTTCTATCCCAATTGTTACTGATAAGAAATGTAGCGAGAAGAATGACACTTAGAATGATCCCCAAGCCTGGCAATGAAGTGATCAAATTAATTATTCCGCTTAACAAAGCGGAAATGATATGTGAGACGACAGAACTTATGGAGGCGGCTGTGTTGTCAATATTTTTATTGATGGTATTGCTGTAACCTGGATTATTAGCAACGAAAGTGTTGATCTCACGAATGAGA is part of the Paenibacillus segetis genome and encodes:
- the pyk gene encoding pyruvate kinase, with translation MRKTKIVCTIGPSSESLENIKKLITAGMNVARLNFSHGDFEEHGARITTIREASAELGKSIAILLDTKGPEIRTGKLKEEPIELVQDELITLTTEEILGDKDRISITYSDLPGDVEVGSTILIDDGLIGLTVVDIQGTEIKCRIVNGGTIKSKKGVNVPGVNISLPGITEKDANDIVFGIEQGVDFIAASFVRKASDVLEIRQLLESHNASHIQIISKIENQQGVDNLDEILEVSDGLMVARGDLGVEIPAEDVPLAQKRMIEKCNRVGKPVITATQMLDSMQRNPRPTRAEASDVANAIFDGTDAIMLSGETAAGKYPVDSVLTMSRIAEKAESALEYREIFIKQSNAQQTTVTEAISQSVANSALELNAKAIITSTETGYTARMVSKYRPKAPIIAVTTEDQTMRRLALNWGVTPVKGNVATSTDEMFDKAMKGGLDSGIVKEGDLVVITAGIPLGRSGSTNLIKIGQVRK
- a CDS encoding acyl-CoA thioesterase, whose protein sequence is MFVSELTILPKYSEFDMMGIIYHAHYLGWFEMGRTKLCQDLGFNYFDMEQSGYISPVHEMKVEYKRGITYGDQVLLRTWIKENGGVKTVYGYQVLDGEGVLRVEGSSSHYVVRREDFKPVQFKKVFPEWYAAFEKASKF
- a CDS encoding FxsA family protein translates to MRRWMFLLVIIITTCEFWVYVEVGERFGVGKTIFLSLATSVIGGLMMQFEGRKVLGDARAQVNGGQIPGRTMLDGICIFIGGILLLIPGFVTDIIGFTLVFPLTRPLYRKPLLKWISKKMKDGSITYFRR
- the ytvI gene encoding sporulation integral membrane protein YtvI is translated as MDNVITKRIMRGTWICTVLIIVLLSIYWLIPLLYPFLIAWVIAYAMNPFIHWMRTAVKLPRWISVIIGLLVYWGSAAIVLSAAVTRLLRELIHLAESLDVHIAEWKDWFIAWSRSDGIQSLIREINTFVANNPGYSNTINKNIDNTAASISSVVSHIISALLSGIINLITSLPGLGIILSVILLATFLISNNWDRNMTRLRNLIPGPFRKASGEVWRDLQKAFFGYIRAQFIMISITALIVFITLIILNVESAFTYALLIGVVDLLPYLGVGTIMIPWLLYAYITGDLHLGIGLSILYGIILVARQLIEPKILASSVGLDPLPTLISMFVGMKLFGVLGLIIGPVSLVVIGAFIRAGVLRDLRNYIINGRLR